One window of Vibrio sinaloensis genomic DNA carries:
- a CDS encoding heme-degrading domain-containing protein → MITDLNQLLAQEAELQFEAFNNQTAWELGSLIKRRAETKQVNVAIEIVRNSHRLFSFAMPDTARDNQCWIERKRNVVDRYGHSSWYMGQYYKAKGKTIEQASLVDGKEFAPYGGSFPLIIRGVGVVGSISVSGLPQYEDHKLVVDTITEYLAGERV, encoded by the coding sequence ATGATTACCGATCTAAACCAACTATTGGCGCAAGAAGCTGAACTGCAGTTCGAAGCGTTTAACAACCAAACGGCCTGGGAACTGGGCAGCTTGATCAAAAGGCGTGCTGAGACGAAACAGGTTAATGTGGCTATCGAGATCGTCCGTAACAGCCATCGCTTGTTTAGTTTTGCCATGCCTGACACGGCTCGTGACAATCAATGTTGGATTGAGCGCAAGCGCAATGTGGTCGACCGTTACGGGCATAGCTCATGGTATATGGGCCAGTACTACAAGGCAAAAGGTAAAACCATTGAACAAGCGTCCTTAGTGGATGGCAAAGAGTTTGCTCCCTACGGTGGTAGTTTTCCCTTGATTATTCGAGGCGTAGGTGTAGTTGGTTCTATCTCCGTGTCTGGCCTTCCTCAGTATGAAGATCACAAGTTGGTGGTAGATACCATTACTGAGTATCTCGCAGGTGAAAGGGTGTAA
- a CDS encoding KpsF/GutQ family sugar-phosphate isomerase — MDILQRARDVIAQEAAAIASIEVDDNYEKVAKLILECDSKVITTGIGKAGLIAKKMAATLSSTGSPAVFLHAAEAAHGDLGIVNSNDILVACSTSGKSREVIEILELARHLGVRHIVGITSHPDSELREHCEYVLNMGQHKEACHLNLAPTTTIAVMLAICDAISVSISQVKGFTKQEYGLRHHGGYLGRASRTNNS, encoded by the coding sequence ATGGACATATTACAAAGGGCACGTGATGTAATCGCTCAAGAAGCGGCCGCCATTGCGAGTATCGAAGTCGATGACAACTACGAGAAGGTGGCAAAGCTAATCCTAGAGTGTGACAGTAAAGTCATTACCACAGGGATAGGTAAGGCGGGGTTGATTGCGAAAAAGATGGCCGCGACGTTAAGTTCCACGGGTAGTCCGGCTGTGTTCCTTCACGCAGCGGAAGCCGCTCATGGTGATCTTGGTATCGTAAACAGTAACGATATCCTAGTCGCCTGTTCAACTAGTGGTAAATCGCGAGAGGTGATTGAGATCTTAGAGCTCGCTCGCCACCTTGGCGTCCGACATATCGTTGGTATTACTTCGCATCCAGATTCAGAACTTAGAGAGCATTGTGAGTATGTGCTAAACATGGGCCAGCACAAAGAGGCGTGTCACCTAAACTTAGCACCAACAACCACAATCGCGGTAATGCTGGCGATTTGCGATGCGATTTCAGTGTCTATTTCACAAGTAAAAGGGTTCACCAAACAAGAGTACGGCCTCAGGCACCACGGCGGTTATTTAGGAAGAGCCTCGCGAACCAATAATAGTTGA